The window TTTTGGCCATCGATGCCCGTATCCAACTACTTGGTCTTCATCACGAAGACGCCATCCCAGTCTGCGCCGGGAGGGTCTTTCATGTATGCCTCGCAACGCTCCACATACAATCGCGAGGGACCATCTTCTGGCAAGGCCTGCAAGGCCTCCAGGAACTTATCTCGTGCGGCAGACCATTTTCGCTCTTTGTAGAGGGCAAGGCCCTCATCATAGATTTTGAGGAGTTTCAGCTGCTGGTCAGTGAGCATGGCGGACCTGAACTCCAGCAGACGGCGCCCGCCCGGTCCTGCAAGCGAAATCAGGCCGAGGATTGCGCTTCAGTGCAGGGCCTCTTCGATTGCCGAACCGGCCTTCTGCAATATTGCCAGCGCTTCCTCTGGCGCCGGCGGTTCATTGCGAAAAGCGGCGCAGAGCTGACGTACATATTCCTTACGCCGCATCCCGGCCAGCACGGTGACCGGCGTTGGCCTGGCCAGCAGGTAGAGCAACGCTTGCAGGGCCAACGGCAAGCCGGCCAGCCGCGGCGAAGATTGACGCAACGCGTCCTCCACCGACGACATTCTCTGGTGGTAGCGAGCATCGAGCTCTCGCTCCCAGTGAGCAAGGGCGGCGTTTGCAGTCCGTGCCAGGGCCTCTACGGCATAGCGCTCGCCTTCCGTCTCTGCCAGAGCATTGAGACGATTTGCCGCTCGCTGCAGTGGTGATTGCAGCAGATGTAGATTGGCCCGCAGCGCCTCGCGATGCAGCAGTCGCGGGCGCAGTTCCTGGATGATTTGAGAGGGCGCCGGCAATTCCGGGCCAAATCGAAAGCGTTCTCCGCCAAAGCGCTCCTGAATTTCGCTTTCAATTTCCTGCAGTCGTCCGATCGCCGCATCGAAATCGGCAATCTCCGTGTCGCCGTCGTCTGGCGGAGGATCGGCCAGGCGCGCCAGGCGGACCAGCCCGTGGCGCTCGTGCATGGCGTTCAGCGGGCGGTTGCTCATTGTCCACAAGCCGCGTTGTTCGGCTACGTCGCTCAGCAGATAGCCGCCCGCTCGACTGAAGCGAAAATCGCTTTCCAGCAAGTTTCCGGGGAATTGCAGCACTCGAAAGTTTGGACCGGCAAGCTCCAGCGTCATCGGCAGCGAAAGCAAGAGCGGCTGGTCGGCTGCCAGACTCAGGGCATTGGAGGAAACTCCATAGCAGCCGATGCGCCCCTGCTCGACCAACTGCTCCAGGCGGGCGAAGGCGCGAGCAAGCAAGCCACGCATCTGCTCGATGCTGCGCCTCTTGCCGCTGCTGCCAGACATCGCTGTTTCCGGATTGTGCAACAGCAGTACATCCAGACTCGGCTGCTTGAGTCGACTCAAGCTCAGCGCAAGTTGATCCTCGAGAAAGTCAGGGTCCAGAGAGTGCCAGGATTCTGGACCGATCGCATCCATTTGTGAGTAGCGGCCCGATCGCAATAGCAGGCGGGCGCTTTGACCTTGTAGAAAGCCAGCCTTGCTGACTAAAACGATCATCTCACGGCGCAGCCGACGAGCTCGAAAAAGCTCTTCCAGAGTCTGACCAATCATGGTTTCAGAGGCGCCGTCGGCATAGTTGCCGGCTGTGTCGATGACGTTGACGCCGCTTAGCAATGCGTCGCGCAGAGCGTCGACGTGTTCGCGCACGCCCCGATGAACGCGATAACTTCCGAAACCAAGACGGGAAACCTCCCAACCGATCGCCGGCCGATGCCAGTAGCGGTCGATGTAGTCCTGATTGGAATCGGCAATGCGCTGGAAGTATTCCGTTGTAGCTTCGGCGCTTGCCCCGCCACGGGCTTCGCTGGCGCTGCCAGGCCCTGAGCTGAGCATGCCTTGCTTCTACCGCGAGACGAATTTCTGAATATCGCTCTGCAGAGAGGCGGCTTCTTCGTAGCGCTCCGCCTGAATTGCTCGGAACTTTTTCAAGTAGAGCCGGGCCAGATCGAGACCGCCGGCCTTCAAATCGCGCAGCAAGTTTCCCGTATCAAACTGGGGGAAGCGCTGCATGGCGTGGCGCAGCAGTGAATCCAATCGATCGCGCGAGGCCGAATCGCCGCTGCCGGATAGCGCCTGTTCCATTTCTTCAAACAGTCGCGACTCCGAATTGGGCGTCTGCGGTTCAGGAGCGGAGGGCGGGGAGGGCAAAGCGCGCAGCCTCCTTCCAGAAGGCGGAGCGCCGGCAGCAAAGCGCTTGCGGCAGAGTTCGACGTAGGCAAGTACCAGCTCGTTGAGCTGTTCCATCCGACGCCGCATGTAGTCCTCGCGCTCCTCTTCGGCCGGTGCGATATAATCTTCAGTGCGCACGATATCGAGGCGATCATCCCGTGCGGCAAGCGTCTCCAGCTCGGATAGATCGGCGGCGCTGATCGGCGGAAAGATTACCACCGGGAAATTGCTCTCTTGAGCGCCGACGAAGCTCACAGCAATGTGACAGGCAAGCACGCCATCTTCCGGTTCGATTGGATTTTCGCCCCGAACCTCGCAGTAGACCAGCAGGTTGCCGCTGGGTTTTTCCGGATTTCCCGACTCGAACTGCAGCATCACTGGAAAGCAAGCGCCGGGCTGCGGATTCGTCAACCTACTCCTGTCATTCGCGAACCAGCAGGTTGCGCGAGGCAAAGGCCAGCTGCAGCGCCGAACCGGGCAAGAATAGCGCGGCTGCCGGCGCCGCCCGCGACCAGCTCAGCGAAAAAAGAAAGGGGCTGAATAAAAAGAGCATCGACAGGGCCAGATAGAAGATGCCGCCCCAGAAAAATAGGTCGCGGGAGTCGCCAGGATGGCTGCGCGCACCCCACAGAGCCATGGCGACAAACAGCAGCGCGCCCCCTGCCAGGCGGCCAGCCCACAAAAAAGCCGGCGAAGATTCCGCGGACTGGAAGAGCAAAGCCGCCAGCCATTCGGGCGCCGCCAGCAGTGCAGCGGCCAGGGCCAGCAGCGGCAGCATTGTCAGCAACATGTAGAAGCTGAACTGGCTCTTCCACATGCGCCGGGCCATAGTCGGAGACTTGTCTGTCCGGCCTCGCTGTCAATGGCATTTGCCGGCTGTTGATCAGCGTCTTTCGAAGTCCTTGTAGAGCAGGCTGGGCTGGATCTCGCGAT of the Leptospirales bacterium genome contains:
- a CDS encoding aldo/keto reductase — encoded protein: MLSSGPGSASEARGGASAEATTEYFQRIADSNQDYIDRYWHRPAIGWEVSRLGFGSYRVHRGVREHVDALRDALLSGVNVIDTAGNYADGASETMIGQTLEELFRARRLRREMIVLVSKAGFLQGQSARLLLRSGRYSQMDAIGPESWHSLDPDFLEDQLALSLSRLKQPSLDVLLLHNPETAMSGSSGKRRSIEQMRGLLARAFARLEQLVEQGRIGCYGVSSNALSLAADQPLLLSLPMTLELAGPNFRVLQFPGNLLESDFRFSRAGGYLLSDVAEQRGLWTMSNRPLNAMHERHGLVRLARLADPPPDDGDTEIADFDAAIGRLQEIESEIQERFGGERFRFGPELPAPSQIIQELRPRLLHREALRANLHLLQSPLQRAANRLNALAETEGERYAVEALARTANAALAHWERELDARYHQRMSSVEDALRQSSPRLAGLPLALQALLYLLARPTPVTVLAGMRRKEYVRQLCAAFRNEPPAPEEALAILQKAGSAIEEALH